From one Bacteroidota bacterium genomic stretch:
- a CDS encoding mucoidy inhibitor MuiA family protein, with the protein MKNIFITSLIAIFPIILFSQENEKKVKSEIKDVTVFLSGASVTSSGSTTIDAGPQDLVFENLSPYIDANSIEAKGEGAFTILAVTFRTNYLNNQPKTKEIKQLEDSLEMLQLKITVQQNLRNVYESEESMLLANKSIGGQNVGVNSAELEKVANILRTRLTDLNTKEMECSLKEKKLNEEIVKVQSQLNEANAKRNKNTGEVVVSVTALTAVNAKLSLTYNVMNAGWSPIYDLRAEGNNPAVKLEYRANVWQNTGVEWKNVKLNISTGNPSVSGTKPTLNPWWLSFYSPISYKKYSSYGKQKNAQVMADMPVASGEVMKEEAEKTVDANYASDYTTVSESAVTVEYEISIPYNIASDNKPHSVSIQSLNIPAAYRYYCAPKLDPDAFLLAKITGWDKYNLLSGNLNIFFEGTFVGTSYLDTHTTTDTLDISLGRDKNVVVKRTLLKDFSDKKIIGLNKKESRAYEISIRNKKKAEIEIDIEDQIPLSTSNEIEIESLETSGAKYNKETGLLTWNLKVATGEEKKFRFSFSVKYPKDKVLSNL; encoded by the coding sequence ATGAAAAACATTTTCATCACATCGCTCATCGCTATTTTCCCGATTATTCTTTTCTCACAGGAAAATGAAAAGAAAGTAAAATCCGAAATCAAAGATGTAACCGTCTTTCTCAGCGGAGCATCGGTTACAAGCTCAGGCAGCACAACGATTGATGCGGGTCCGCAGGATCTGGTTTTTGAAAATCTTTCTCCCTATATTGACGCCAACAGCATTGAAGCCAAAGGCGAAGGAGCTTTTACCATTCTTGCCGTTACCTTCAGAACAAACTATTTAAACAACCAGCCCAAAACAAAAGAAATAAAGCAACTGGAAGATTCGCTTGAAATGCTTCAGTTGAAAATAACGGTTCAGCAAAACCTTCGCAATGTATATGAGAGCGAAGAATCCATGCTGCTTGCCAATAAAAGCATTGGCGGACAAAACGTTGGCGTGAATTCTGCAGAACTGGAAAAGGTTGCGAACATTCTCCGTACACGATTAACGGATTTGAATACTAAAGAAATGGAATGCAGTTTGAAAGAGAAAAAACTGAATGAGGAAATTGTCAAAGTGCAGAGCCAGCTCAATGAAGCTAACGCAAAGAGAAATAAAAATACAGGCGAAGTTGTGGTGAGTGTGACTGCGCTGACTGCCGTGAACGCAAAACTTTCACTTACTTATAATGTAATGAATGCTGGCTGGTCGCCTATTTATGATTTGCGTGCGGAAGGAAATAACCCGGCTGTGAAACTCGAATATCGAGCAAACGTTTGGCAGAACACAGGCGTTGAATGGAAAAACGTAAAGCTGAATATTTCCACCGGAAATCCATCCGTAAGCGGAACAAAACCAACGCTGAATCCCTGGTGGCTGAGTTTCTACAGCCCTATTTCGTATAAAAAATATTCCAGTTACGGAAAACAAAAAAATGCACAGGTCATGGCGGATATGCCTGTTGCCTCCGGAGAAGTGATGAAAGAAGAAGCTGAAAAAACAGTTGATGCCAATTACGCATCGGATTATACCACCGTTTCTGAAAGCGCTGTAACTGTTGAGTATGAAATCAGCATTCCTTACAATATTGCCTCTGACAACAAACCGCATTCCGTGAGCATTCAGAGTTTGAATATTCCTGCCGCCTACCGTTATTATTGCGCGCCCAAACTTGACCCCGATGCATTTCTTCTTGCCAAAATTACCGGCTGGGATAAATACAACTTGCTCAGCGGGAATCTGAATATTTTCTTTGAAGGAACTTTTGTCGGCACTTCCTATCTTGACACACACACCACAACCGACACGCTGGATATTTCTCTCGGAAGAGATAAAAATGTGGTGGTGAAACGCACGCTGCTGAAAGATTTTTCTGATAAAAAGATCATCGGATTGAATAAAAAAGAATCACGCGCCTATGAGATCAGCATCCGTAACAAAAAGAAAGCTGAAATAGAAATTGATATTGAAGATCAGATTCCGCTCAGCACCAGCAACGAAATTGAAATCGAATCGCTTGAAACCAGCGGAGCGAAGTACAATAAAGAAACCGGTTTGCTCACATGGAATCTGAAAGTGGCAACAGGTGAAGAAAAGAAATTCCGTTTCAGCTTCTCTGTAAAATATCCGAAAGACAAAGTGCTTTCCAACCTGTAA